Genomic window (Pseudomonas sp. L5B5):
CCTTCAGGAGTTGAAGGCACAGGACAAAGCTTTTCCCGCAGGCGATCTAGAGGCGGCCGGCTACGGCTCACTGCACCATGGCCAAGCCGCCTGGAACGGAGTGGCCATTCTTGCGCGCGATTCCGAACCGCTCCTGATTCATAAAGGCCTGCCTGGTACTGAAGACGACACGCAGTCTCGATACCTGGAAGCAGCTGTCCATGGTGTGATCGTCGGGTGCCTGTATCTTCCAAATGGAAATCCGCAACCCGGGCCTAAATTTGATTACAAGCTCAAGTGGTTTGAGCATCTGATAGCGCATGCCGAAACACTACAAGCCAGCGAACACCCGGTTGTCCTCGCGGGTGACTACAACGTTGTGCTCACCGACTTTGATATCTACAACACCCGCTCGTGGCTCAAGGATGCACTCCTTCAGCCTGAGAGCCGCGAGTGCTTTCAAAGGTTGTTGAGCCAAGGTTGGATTGACTCGGTGAGGCACCTGTATCCGGAAGAGCGTGTGTACACGTTCTGGGACTATTTCCGTCAGCACTGGCAGAAGAACTCTGGCTTGCGCATCGACCATCTTCTGCTGAACCCGGTGCTTGCTCCCCACCTGAAAGACGCCGGCGTGGACGCATGGGTTCGGGGCGAAGAGCACGCCAGTGATCACGCCCCGACATGGATTGAGATCTCACCCCGACAAACCAAGTCAAAAAGGAAGTCAAAGTGAAACGCA
Coding sequences:
- the xth gene encoding exodeoxyribonuclease III → MQNLKIATFNVNGIGARLPNLLHWLEKERPDIVCLQELKAQDKAFPAGDLEAAGYGSLHHGQAAWNGVAILARDSEPLLIHKGLPGTEDDTQSRYLEAAVHGVIVGCLYLPNGNPQPGPKFDYKLKWFEHLIAHAETLQASEHPVVLAGDYNVVLTDFDIYNTRSWLKDALLQPESRECFQRLLSQGWIDSVRHLYPEERVYTFWDYFRQHWQKNSGLRIDHLLLNPVLAPHLKDAGVDAWVRGEEHASDHAPTWIEISPRQTKSKRKSK